In bacterium, a single window of DNA contains:
- a CDS encoding sigma-54 dependent transcriptional regulator, producing the protein MQVLKQVKIIAPTSMTVILQGESGTGKEVIAHMIHQKSPRKDRSFVAIDCGAIPETLVESELFGYQKGAFTGADTQKEGKFEQANGGTLFLDEIGNLTEAAQMKLLRVIEEKKIQRLGGKKDIKVAVRIIVATNTDLHKAVKAGKFRDDLFHRLNEFHINLPPLRERKEDIPVLAKHFLEEADQELNRKIKGFSAETIKVLLNYHWPGNVRELKNVIKRAVLLTESDSIMPAHLSIDEIKPQDNLPKSFGLLGREISLDRGASFGNIIKRVERDLIEKALKEAGGHKMKAAEILQMNRKALYRKMKSLGLPL; encoded by the coding sequence ATGCAAGTCTTAAAGCAGGTTAAAATAATCGCCCCCACCAGTATGACGGTAATACTTCAGGGTGAGAGCGGTACAGGCAAGGAAGTAATCGCCCACATGATACACCAAAAGAGCCCAAGAAAAGATAGATCTTTTGTGGCCATAGACTGTGGGGCCATTCCAGAGACATTGGTGGAGAGCGAACTCTTTGGATACCAGAAAGGGGCCTTTACCGGCGCGGATACTCAAAAAGAAGGTAAATTTGAGCAGGCTAATGGCGGTACTTTATTTTTGGATGAGATCGGTAATCTGACGGAGGCGGCCCAGATGAAACTGCTGCGGGTCATAGAGGAGAAAAAAATACAACGTTTAGGGGGGAAGAAGGATATAAAAGTTGCGGTAAGAATTATCGTGGCGACTAATACTGATCTTCATAAGGCGGTAAAAGCAGGCAAATTTAGAGATGACCTGTTTCACAGATTAAACGAGTTCCATATCAATTTGCCCCCTTTACGGGAAAGAAAAGAAGATATACCGGTCTTGGCCAAACACTTTTTAGAAGAAGCAGATCAAGAACTTAACCGAAAGATAAAAGGGTTTTCCGCTGAGACAATAAAGGTTTTACTAAATTATCATTGGCCGGGTAATGTCAGGGAATTAAAGAATGTAATCAAACGGGCGGTATTATTAACTGAATCTGACTCCATTATGCCTGCCCATTTATCTATAGATGAAATCAAGCCTCAGGATAACCTCCCTAAGTCCTTTGGCCTCTTAGGCCGCGAAATAAGTTTAGATAGAGGGGCCTCATTTGGAAACATAATCAAGAGAGTTGAAAGGGATTTGATTGAAAAGGCGCTTAAGGAGGCAGGCGGCCATAAGATGAAGGCCGCCGAAATCCTGCAGATGAACAGGAAGGCCCTTTATCGAAAAATGAAAAGCCTGGGTTTACCTCTGTGA
- the gvpA gene encoding gas vesicle structural protein GvpA, with protein sequence MAVEKAIGSSSLVEVIDRILDKGVVVDAWVRVSLVGIEILAIEARVVAASVETYLKYAEAIGLTATAA encoded by the coding sequence ATGGCAGTAGAAAAAGCGATTGGCTCTTCCAGTTTGGTTGAGGTTATTGACCGAATCCTGGACAAGGGTGTGGTGGTTGATGCCTGGGTGAGAGTCTCTTTAGTCGGCATTGAAATCCTGGCGATTGAGGCCAGAGTGGTAGCCGCCTCAGTGGAGACCTACCTGAAGTATGCTGAAGCTATTGGCTTAACAGCCACAGCCGCCTAA
- a CDS encoding response regulator, with translation MPKVLVVDNDRDMCQVVSDILKEEGYNVSIAHDGETALDRLKKHRFDAMILDYKLSGISGLTVLEKAHQIRPSIQTIMISAYGTSSTKARAKELGAYDFLDKPFDIKKVVRIVKNALAKKKSAGTRLTAPHPSKKRNLNRKGGG, from the coding sequence ATGCCCAAGGTATTGGTGGTTGATAATGACCGAGATATGTGCCAGGTTGTCTCAGACATCCTCAAAGAGGAAGGGTATAATGTAAGTATTGCCCACGATGGGGAAACTGCCCTGGACAGGCTTAAGAAACACCGGTTTGATGCCATGATTTTAGACTATAAACTTTCCGGAATATCCGGCCTGACCGTGCTTGAAAAAGCGCACCAGATAAGGCCTTCCATCCAGACAATAATGATTTCGGCTTATGGAACCTCTTCTACTAAAGCCAGAGCAAAAGAATTAGGGGCCTATGATTTTTTAGATAAGCCCTTTGATATAAAGAAGGTGGTCCGAATAGTAAAGAATGCCCTGGCTAAGAAAAAGTCGGCCGGGACGAGGTTGACCGCGCCTCATCCTTCAAAAAAGCGGAATCTAAATAGGAAAGGGGGTGGATAA